A DNA window from Streptomyces bacillaris contains the following coding sequences:
- a CDS encoding FAD-dependent oxidoreductase, with protein sequence MATEADVIVVGGGVIGLTTAVTLAERGLRVRIWSRDPAGATTSAVAGALWWPYRIEPAERVGAWSLETLAVYEELAAAPGETGVRLVPGLHGGERFAALGPWAAELKGAVEVAEGLRVVLPLLDMPVHLVWLERRLVAAGGAVERRAVSGFAEAAERSPVVVNCTGLGARELVPDPGMRAVRGQLVLVENPGIEEWFTEADPASEATTYFFPQPGRLVLGGTARADDERPEPDAAVAREIVARCARVRPEIADARVLGHRVGLRPVREGGVRIEAGVLPGGGLLVHNYGHGGAGVTVAWGCARAAAALVG encoded by the coding sequence GTGGCCACGGAAGCGGATGTGATCGTGGTGGGCGGCGGGGTCATCGGCCTCACCACCGCCGTGACCCTGGCGGAGCGCGGGCTGCGGGTGCGGATCTGGTCGCGCGATCCGGCCGGGGCGACGACCTCGGCGGTGGCGGGCGCGCTGTGGTGGCCCTACCGGATCGAGCCCGCCGAGCGGGTCGGCGCCTGGTCGCTGGAGACGCTCGCGGTGTACGAGGAGTTGGCCGCCGCCCCCGGGGAGACCGGCGTACGGCTGGTGCCGGGGCTGCACGGCGGGGAGCGGTTCGCGGCGCTGGGGCCCTGGGCGGCGGAGCTGAAGGGCGCCGTGGAGGTGGCCGAGGGGCTGCGGGTGGTGCTGCCGCTGCTGGACATGCCGGTGCACCTGGTCTGGCTGGAGCGGCGGCTCGTGGCGGCGGGCGGTGCGGTGGAGCGGCGGGCGGTGAGCGGGTTCGCGGAGGCGGCGGAGCGGAGCCCGGTGGTGGTGAACTGCACGGGGCTCGGGGCCCGCGAGCTGGTGCCGGACCCGGGGATGCGGGCGGTGCGGGGGCAGCTGGTGCTGGTGGAGAACCCGGGGATCGAGGAGTGGTTCACCGAGGCGGACCCGGCCTCGGAGGCGACGACGTACTTCTTCCCGCAGCCGGGCCGGCTGGTGCTGGGCGGTACGGCCCGGGCGGACGACGAGCGCCCGGAGCCCGACGCGGCGGTGGCGCGGGAGATCGTGGCGCGGTGCGCGCGGGTCCGGCCGGAGATCGCGGACGCCCGGGTGCTGGGGCACCGGGTGGGGCTGCGGCCGGTCCGGGAGGGCGGGGTGCGGATCGAGGCCGGGGTGCTGCCGGGCGGCGGGCTGCTGGTGCACAACTACGGGCACGGGGGCGCGGGAGTCACCGTGGCCTGGGGCTGCGCGCGGGCGGCGGCCGCCCTGGTGGGCTGA